A region of Massilia sp. KIM DNA encodes the following proteins:
- a CDS encoding flagellar basal body P-ring protein FlgI, with protein sequence MPAQGAQALRNLVSVEGVRENPLVGYGLVVGLNGSGDSTQVKYASQSVVNMLKQFGVKLPEGEDAKNKNVAAVMVSAVFPPGYRRGQAIDVTVSSLGDAKSLRGGTLLLTQLRAADNEVYALAQGNLVVGGLNATGKSGSSVTVNTPTTGRIPNGAMIEREIATDFATRPQVMLRLRQPHFETATNVVEAINRKYGPIATTSDGTSVEVIAPANPTERVAFVAKLNNLPIEAGAEVPKVVFNSRTGTVVIAEGLRVKAAAVTHGSLKVIISESSRVSQPGPFSRGQTAVTPESKLQVDQGSGQMFRWPAGARLQTIIDVVNSLGASPDDIMAILQALDQAGAIEGELVVI encoded by the coding sequence ATGCCGGCCCAGGGCGCGCAGGCCCTGCGCAACCTGGTCAGCGTCGAGGGCGTGCGCGAGAACCCGCTGGTCGGCTACGGCCTGGTGGTCGGCCTGAACGGCAGCGGCGACTCGACCCAGGTCAAGTACGCCAGCCAGTCCGTGGTCAACATGCTCAAGCAGTTCGGCGTCAAGCTGCCGGAAGGCGAGGACGCCAAAAACAAGAACGTGGCCGCAGTCATGGTCTCGGCCGTGTTCCCGCCCGGCTACCGGCGCGGCCAGGCGATCGACGTCACCGTATCCTCGCTGGGCGACGCCAAGAGCCTGCGCGGCGGCACCCTGCTGCTGACCCAGCTGCGCGCGGCCGACAACGAAGTCTATGCGCTGGCCCAGGGCAACCTGGTGGTCGGCGGCCTGAACGCCACCGGCAAGAGCGGTTCCTCGGTCACGGTCAACACCCCGACCACCGGCCGCATCCCCAACGGCGCCATGATCGAGCGCGAGATCGCGACCGATTTCGCGACCCGTCCGCAGGTGATGCTGCGCCTGCGCCAGCCGCATTTCGAGACCGCCACCAACGTGGTCGAGGCGATCAACCGCAAGTACGGCCCGATCGCCACCACCAGCGACGGCACCAGCGTCGAGGTGATCGCCCCGGCCAACCCGACCGAGCGCGTGGCCTTCGTCGCCAAGCTCAACAACCTGCCGATCGAGGCCGGCGCCGAGGTGCCGAAAGTCGTGTTCAATTCGCGCACCGGCACCGTGGTCATCGCCGAAGGCCTGCGCGTCAAGGCCGCCGCGGTCACCCACGGCTCGCTCAAGGTGATCATTTCGGAGAGCTCGCGCGTGTCCCAGCCCGGCCCCTTCTCGCGCGGCCAGACCGCGGTGACGCCGGAATCGAAGCTGCAGGTGGACCAGGGCTCCGGCCAGATGTTCCGCTGGCCGGCCGGCGCCAGGCTGCAGACCATCATCGACGTGGTCAACAGCCTGGGCGCCTCGCCCGACGACATCATGGCGATCCTGCAGGCCCTGGACCAGGCCGGCGCGATCGAAGGCGAACTAGTGGTGATCTGA
- the flgL gene encoding flagellar hook-associated protein FlgL: MRIATSQFQSTMNQSLQVNQERISTITQQMANLKRILVPSDDPVDSVRLARLDREESTVQQYRDNIGALKLRLTKSEGYLSNMVKEMNTGRDLLVWASDGGNAPDDLKAMVTPLTSLRDSLFFTANTIDQEGNYLFSGTATKTAPLRYDATQPVGSRYTYEGNTNSQDVIVGSGITQGSNENLKDLEKLLNRLDRSIETLKVPGASPNDPAVRAILADNLGGFDEAMNMVSSKIATMGGVQNIIATLDANHANVSLSNKTAILDIGQLDIGVAATELNGYSTALQATYKAYSRIGNLSLFAAI, translated from the coding sequence ATGCGTATCGCGACCTCGCAGTTCCAATCCACGATGAACCAGTCGCTCCAGGTGAACCAGGAGCGCATCTCGACCATCACCCAGCAGATGGCCAACCTGAAGCGCATCCTGGTGCCCTCGGACGACCCGGTGGACAGCGTGCGCCTGGCGCGCCTGGACCGCGAAGAGTCGACCGTGCAGCAATACCGCGACAACATCGGCGCGCTCAAGCTGCGCCTGACGAAGTCGGAAGGCTACCTGAGCAACATGGTCAAGGAAATGAACACCGGCCGCGACCTGCTGGTCTGGGCCTCGGACGGCGGCAATGCGCCGGACGACCTGAAGGCCATGGTGACGCCGCTCACCTCGCTGCGCGACAGCCTGTTCTTCACCGCCAACACCATCGACCAGGAAGGCAACTACCTGTTCTCGGGCACCGCCACCAAGACCGCGCCGCTGCGCTACGACGCCACCCAGCCGGTCGGTTCGCGCTACACCTACGAGGGCAACACCAACTCGCAGGACGTGATCGTCGGCAGCGGCATCACCCAGGGCTCGAACGAGAACCTGAAGGACCTGGAAAAGCTGCTCAACCGCCTCGACCGCAGCATCGAGACCCTGAAGGTGCCCGGCGCCTCGCCCAACGACCCGGCGGTGCGCGCCATCCTGGCCGACAACCTGGGCGGCTTCGACGAAGCCATGAACATGGTCTCGTCGAAAATCGCCACCATGGGCGGCGTGCAGAACATCATCGCCACCCTGGACGCCAACCACGCCAACGTCAGCCTGTCGAACAAGACCGCGATCCTCGACATCGGCCAGCTCGACATCGGCGTCGCCGCGACCGAGCTGAACGGCTACTCGACCGCCCTCCAGGCCACTTACAAGGCGTACAGCCGCATCGGCAACCTGTCGCTGTTCGCAGCCATCTGA
- the flgG gene encoding flagellar basal-body rod protein FlgG — MNPAMWISKTGVQAQDAKLQAIANNLANVNTTGFKRDRVVFEDLFYQVDSQPGAQNADNTVTNGVQLGNGTRVVGTQKVFSDGNVQMTSQQWDVAIMGQGFLQVRRPNGEPAYTRAGNLTLDPNGTLTNAQGLPLVPQITVPANATKITIGENGMVSATIPGQAAPTELGQLTLTSFINPAGLLALGDNLFQETAASGTPNEGRPGDAAFGKLKQGALEGSNVQVVEEMVDMIAAQRTYEMNTKVLSAADNMLQYLAQAAR, encoded by the coding sequence ATGAATCCAGCAATGTGGATCAGCAAGACCGGCGTGCAGGCACAGGATGCCAAGCTGCAGGCGATCGCCAACAACCTGGCGAACGTGAACACCACCGGCTTCAAGCGCGACCGCGTCGTCTTCGAAGACCTGTTCTACCAGGTCGACTCGCAGCCGGGCGCCCAGAACGCGGACAACACCGTCACCAACGGCGTGCAGCTCGGTAACGGCACGCGCGTGGTCGGCACCCAGAAGGTCTTCAGCGACGGCAACGTCCAGATGACCAGCCAGCAGTGGGACGTGGCCATCATGGGCCAGGGCTTCCTGCAGGTGCGCCGTCCGAACGGCGAACCGGCCTATACCCGCGCCGGCAACCTGACCCTGGACCCGAACGGCACCCTGACCAATGCCCAGGGCCTGCCCCTGGTGCCCCAGATCACCGTGCCGGCCAACGCCACCAAGATCACCATCGGCGAGAACGGCATGGTCTCGGCCACCATCCCCGGCCAGGCCGCACCGACCGAACTGGGCCAGCTGACCCTGACCTCCTTCATCAACCCGGCCGGCCTGCTGGCCCTGGGCGACAACCTGTTCCAGGAAACCGCGGCCAGCGGCACCCCGAACGAGGGCCGTCCGGGCGACGCCGCCTTCGGCAAGCTCAAGCAGGGCGCGCTGGAAGGCTCGAACGTCCAGGTGGTCGAGGAAATGGTCGACATGATCGCCGCCCAGCGCACCTACGAGATGAACACCAAGGTGCTGTCGGCGGCCGACAACATGCTCCAGTACCTGGCGCAGGCTGCACGTTAA
- a CDS encoding glycosyltransferase family 2 protein: MADYFAGLASASASTSASALAPLPLLSLVVPFYNEEEMISHFFARVIPILEEIPEIRFEVLCVNDGSRDRTLERLIAVSQLDARVRVIDLTRNFGKEAALTAAIFEARGDLIVPFDADLQDPPEVIAKLVDKWREGNEVVLAKRADRQSDSLLKKWTALIFYRIHNEVSEVPIPENVGDFRLFTRNVCESLKSLPESCRFMKGLFAWVGYKTAVVEYTREKRAAGKTKFSGWKLWNFALEGITSFSTLPLRVWTYVGVTVALIALVRAAWLVVRTLVYGVDVPGYASLATAILLLGGIQLIGIGVLGEYVGRIYMESKGRPVYLIRKRYERAAPHA, encoded by the coding sequence ATGGCCGATTATTTTGCCGGCTTGGCCTCCGCCTCGGCGTCTACCTCGGCTTCCGCCCTGGCGCCCCTGCCGCTGCTCTCGCTCGTCGTTCCCTTCTATAACGAAGAGGAAATGATCAGCCATTTTTTCGCGCGCGTGATCCCGATACTGGAAGAGATTCCGGAAATCCGTTTCGAGGTCCTGTGCGTGAATGACGGCAGCCGCGACCGTACACTGGAGCGCCTGATCGCCGTGTCCCAGCTCGACGCCCGGGTGCGGGTGATCGACCTGACCCGCAATTTCGGCAAGGAAGCCGCACTCACAGCCGCCATCTTCGAGGCGCGCGGCGACCTGATCGTGCCCTTCGACGCCGACCTGCAAGACCCGCCCGAAGTCATCGCCAAACTGGTCGATAAATGGCGCGAAGGAAATGAGGTCGTGCTGGCGAAACGCGCCGACCGCCAATCCGATTCCCTGCTCAAAAAATGGACGGCGCTGATTTTCTACCGTATCCATAATGAAGTGTCGGAAGTGCCGATTCCCGAGAATGTGGGTGACTTCCGCCTTTTTACCAGAAACGTCTGCGAATCATTAAAATCCCTGCCGGAATCCTGTCGCTTCATGAAAGGCCTGTTCGCCTGGGTCGGATATAAAACGGCGGTGGTCGAATATACGCGCGAAAAGCGGGCGGCCGGAAAAACCAAATTTTCCGGATGGAAGCTTTGGAATTTCGCGCTCGAGGGCATCACCAGTTTCAGCACCCTGCCGCTGCGGGTCTGGACCTATGTCGGCGTGACCGTGGCCCTGATCGCCCTGGTGCGCGCCGCCTGGCTGGTGGTGCGCACCCTGGTGTACGGCGTGGACGTGCCCGGCTATGCCTCGCTCGCCACCGCGATCCTGCTGCTCGGCGGCATCCAGCTGATCGGCATCGGCGTGCTGGGCGAATACGTCGGGCGCATCTACATGGAGTCCAAGGGGCGGCCGGTCTACCTGATCCG
- the flgK gene encoding flagellar hook-associated protein FlgK codes for MTIINNALSGALAAQVALAASSQNIANLQTKGYTRQGALLAAIGPYGGGHSAGNGVEVTSLLRFSDNYKSQAMWRAASEKGLYSQSQPYLSQLENVMGDEAASLSAGIDKFFKALNAVAGDPGSTPLRQSVLTSAGLLAERFNGLNNVFNSQLNSVRQQRSAIVDSANAQIATIARLNQQIIEARSSGTSASSLIDTRDQAIDELASKMALEVSDNPDGSRDVALKTGQALVLGSLHGKLTAAATATSPQEFRLEFAGTSYLLDAGLMGGQLGGLAQYETNTLVKLQEDTAELAQQVAVRMNAQLALGFKPDGTAGVPLFVYTPGGGSDMLKVVAGFKAEDLAFSADGQPGDTGNLQKLLTIKTQSVSLPHLGNVLLSDADTQLVGKLAVDSQLNKASLKTSTTVRTQSEDDWKSTSGVNEDEEAVNLVEYQRMYQANMKVISVANSLFDATLAMMG; via the coding sequence ATGACCATCATTAATAACGCACTGTCGGGCGCGCTCGCCGCCCAGGTAGCGCTTGCCGCAAGCAGCCAGAACATCGCCAACCTCCAGACCAAGGGCTATACCCGCCAGGGCGCCCTGCTGGCGGCGATCGGCCCCTATGGCGGCGGCCACTCGGCCGGCAACGGCGTCGAGGTGACCTCGCTGCTGCGCTTCTCGGACAACTACAAGAGCCAGGCCATGTGGCGCGCGGCCTCCGAAAAAGGCCTGTACTCGCAGAGCCAACCTTACCTCAGCCAGCTCGAGAACGTGATGGGCGACGAGGCCGCCAGCCTGTCGGCCGGCATCGACAAGTTCTTCAAGGCCCTGAACGCGGTCGCCGGCGATCCGGGCTCGACCCCGCTGCGCCAGTCCGTGCTGACCTCGGCCGGCCTGCTGGCCGAGCGCTTCAACGGCCTGAACAACGTCTTCAATTCCCAGCTCAACTCGGTGCGCCAGCAGCGCAGCGCGATCGTCGACTCGGCCAACGCCCAGATCGCCACCATCGCGCGCCTGAACCAGCAGATCATCGAAGCGAGGTCGAGCGGTACCTCGGCCTCCTCGCTGATCGACACCCGCGACCAGGCGATCGACGAACTGGCCAGCAAGATGGCGCTGGAAGTCTCGGACAATCCGGACGGCAGCCGCGACGTCGCGCTCAAGACCGGCCAGGCGCTGGTGCTGGGCAGCCTGCACGGCAAGCTGACCGCCGCCGCGACCGCCACCTCGCCCCAGGAATTCCGCCTCGAATTCGCCGGTACAAGCTACCTGCTGGACGCCGGCCTGATGGGCGGACAGCTGGGCGGCCTGGCCCAGTACGAGACCAATACCCTGGTCAAGCTGCAGGAAGACACCGCCGAACTGGCGCAGCAGGTCGCCGTGCGCATGAACGCCCAGCTCGCCCTCGGCTTCAAGCCGGACGGCACGGCCGGCGTGCCGCTGTTCGTCTACACCCCGGGCGGCGGCTCGGACATGCTCAAGGTGGTCGCCGGATTCAAGGCCGAAGACCTGGCCTTTTCCGCGGATGGCCAGCCGGGCGATACGGGTAACCTGCAGAAGCTGCTGACCATCAAGACCCAGTCGGTTTCTCTGCCCCACCTGGGCAATGTGCTGCTGAGCGACGCCGACACCCAGCTGGTGGGCAAGCTCGCCGTGGACAGCCAGCTCAACAAGGCGTCGCTGAAGACCTCCACCACGGTGCGCACCCAGTCGGAAGACGACTGGAAGTCGACCAGCGGGGTCAACGAGGACGAGGAAGCGGTCAATCTCGTCGAGTACCAGAGAATGTATCAGGCGAACATGAAAGTGATTTCTGTCGCCAACAGCCTGTTCGACGCCACCCTGGCGATGATGGGTTAA
- a CDS encoding rod-binding protein, giving the protein MRIDEHSPLPINGSGAGEAPVAPAQDSQAADPTYVAKATKAAVEFERFFIGNMLKQMRASTREMAGEDSVFKDRVNGDMQDMADDLLAGHLAGQRAFGIADVILRQLVSAKKT; this is encoded by the coding sequence ATGCGCATCGACGAACACTCCCCCCTCCCCATTAACGGCTCCGGCGCCGGCGAGGCGCCGGTTGCGCCTGCGCAGGACAGCCAGGCCGCCGACCCGACCTACGTGGCCAAGGCCACCAAGGCCGCGGTCGAGTTCGAGCGTTTCTTTATTGGCAACATGCTCAAGCAGATGCGCGCCTCGACCCGCGAGATGGCCGGCGAGGACAGCGTCTTCAAGGACCGCGTCAACGGCGACATGCAGGACATGGCCGACGACCTGCTAGCCGGCCACCTGGCGGGCCAGCGCGCCTTCGGCATCGCCGACGTGATCCTGCGGCAGCTGGTTTCTGCAAAGAAAACTTAA
- the flgH gene encoding flagellar basal body L-ring protein FlgH — MKYLTAALCALLLAGCASRAPVASNDDDDLVPMRTASRGGVSGGVFASDIAPLTSDSRAYRVGDAVTVILQETTQASKRAGTTISKDSSVGVNPIGALGKTFGKTGIDISAERGFQGDATSTQQNALSGALTVVVQEVLPNGLLRVAGEKNLTLNQGEEFVRLKGYIRAADIDADNQISSLRVANARIAYSAKGALADANQPGWLTRFFNSPLMPF; from the coding sequence ATGAAATACCTGACCGCGGCGCTGTGCGCCCTTCTGCTGGCCGGCTGCGCTTCGCGCGCGCCGGTTGCTTCCAACGACGACGACGACCTGGTGCCGATGCGCACGGCGTCGCGTGGCGGCGTCTCGGGTGGCGTGTTCGCGAGTGACATCGCGCCGCTGACCTCGGACAGCCGCGCCTACCGCGTGGGCGACGCGGTCACTGTCATCCTGCAGGAAACCACCCAGGCCAGCAAGCGCGCCGGGACCACCATCTCGAAAGACTCCTCGGTCGGCGTGAACCCGATCGGGGCGCTGGGCAAGACCTTCGGCAAGACCGGGATCGACATCTCGGCCGAGCGCGGTTTCCAGGGCGACGCCACCAGCACCCAGCAGAACGCCCTGTCGGGCGCGCTGACCGTAGTGGTGCAGGAAGTGCTGCCCAACGGCCTGCTGCGCGTGGCCGGCGAGAAGAACCTGACCTTGAACCAGGGCGAGGAATTCGTGCGCCTGAAAGGCTATATCCGCGCCGCCGACATCGACGCCGACAACCAGATCTCCTCGCTGCGCGTGGCCAACGCGCGCATCGCCTATTCGGCCAAGGGCGCGCTGGCCGACGCCAACCAGCCGGGCTGGCTGACCCGTTTCTTCAACAGCCCGCTGATGCCTTTCTGA